A portion of the Fusibacter sp. A1 genome contains these proteins:
- the ric gene encoding iron-sulfur cluster repair di-iron protein — MKNFELTMNIGDSITEHPGLAPTYMKYQVDFCCGGHKSIIEAIQDAKADETEVYQALLNRLEQIEASGESTQKLSELTNEALIDRIIENHHKYLRDELPVISALLFKLIDVHGQNHPELFDVHSLFGALKLELESHLVKEERELFPQIRTGDFSTVKNVIDSLEHEHDAAGDAIHKLAEITNHYALPEDACYTYELTYKKLEQLESDMYQHVHTENNVLFRRF; from the coding sequence ATGAAAAACTTTGAATTGACAATGAACATAGGTGACAGCATCACCGAACACCCCGGTCTAGCACCGACATATATGAAATACCAAGTCGATTTTTGCTGCGGTGGTCACAAAAGCATAATAGAAGCTATCCAGGACGCCAAGGCCGATGAAACAGAGGTCTACCAGGCACTTCTCAATCGACTTGAGCAAATTGAAGCAAGCGGTGAGTCCACTCAAAAACTTTCAGAACTCACCAATGAAGCGTTAATCGATAGAATCATCGAAAACCACCATAAGTACTTACGAGATGAACTGCCAGTGATCAGTGCATTGTTATTTAAACTAATCGATGTCCACGGACAAAATCACCCGGAACTTTTTGATGTCCACTCCTTATTCGGGGCTCTAAAACTAGAGTTGGAATCCCATCTTGTAAAAGAAGAACGCGAACTTTTTCCACAGATTAGAACTGGCGATTTTAGCACGGTTAAAAACGTGATCGACTCTCTTGAACACGAACATGATGCTGCAGGCGATGCTATTCACAAATTAGCGGAAATAACAAACCACTACGCCTTACCTGAAGACGCCTGTTACACATATGAACTAACCTATAAAAAGCTGGAACAGCTTGAAAGTGATATGTACCAACATGTTCACACTGAAAACAACGTGCTGTTCAGACGCTTTTAG
- a CDS encoding Crp/Fnr family transcriptional regulator: MKKSSEFNIHHGCVTCGHKLCAQKVSLFENLTHEQLGKVINLIDRKFYKKGSVIFSEGQPLSELYIVNSGSIKISVINQEGKEQILYILHDGQFIGDLTLLKSIDAAFTATALADTHVCTITNVSFWELLSSSKDILISTLAYAHDRINSLEKLVQAVSTNEADQRLLYLLDQLAESSGVQTKDGVVINLNIGREDMANFVGVSRETISRKLSQLSKKGKIELIDQKTIKLLY, translated from the coding sequence ATGAAAAAATCAAGCGAATTCAACATACATCATGGTTGTGTCACATGTGGTCACAAGTTGTGCGCGCAGAAGGTGTCGTTGTTTGAAAATCTGACTCATGAGCAACTGGGCAAAGTCATCAACCTGATTGATAGAAAGTTTTATAAAAAGGGAAGCGTCATTTTTAGCGAAGGACAGCCGCTCAGTGAGTTATACATTGTGAATTCTGGAAGCATAAAAATTTCTGTCATCAATCAAGAGGGAAAAGAACAGATACTCTATATTTTGCATGATGGGCAGTTTATAGGTGATTTGACTTTACTAAAATCGATTGATGCTGCATTTACTGCAACCGCTTTAGCTGATACCCATGTCTGTACCATTACAAACGTGAGCTTTTGGGAGCTATTAAGCAGCAGCAAGGACATTCTAATCAGCACCTTGGCATATGCGCATGATCGTATCAATTCTCTTGAAAAACTCGTTCAAGCGGTATCGACAAATGAAGCGGACCAGCGACTGCTGTATTTGTTGGATCAGTTGGCTGAATCAAGCGGCGTTCAAACAAAAGATGGTGTAGTGATCAATCTGAATATCGGAAGGGAAGATATGGCTAATTTTGTGGGTGTGAGTCGTGAAACCATTAGCAGAAAACTATCGCAACTAAGTAAAAAAGGAAAAATCGAGTTAATTGATCAGAAAACGATCAAATTGCTTTATTGA
- a CDS encoding ABC-2 transporter permease: MIKFIQKDFRAYSSFFYILIAIMAIYSYMTLILNAIDGLVGFLLIYLPAFSGVILFLGDHTLTPHIASLPISRKELVVGKYLSTYFFGISMVIVVTIITWAVSLFDPKAFLDLNNLISVKGILFSLTPITVIVSVSYPILFKYGLNIGVRIVLGLMAVSYSYGLIMLEDKIKAAMMLDRRGLFPVGMALIDKFESQLGPMFYVLYVLGFVLLIGTSVALSFFWIRNKDI, translated from the coding sequence ATGATTAAGTTTATTCAAAAGGATTTTAGAGCGTATAGCAGCTTCTTCTATATACTGATTGCCATCATGGCCATTTATAGCTACATGACCCTTATACTAAATGCCATCGATGGTCTCGTGGGCTTTTTATTGATCTACTTGCCTGCGTTTAGTGGTGTTATCCTTTTTCTTGGAGACCATACGCTTACCCCTCACATTGCCAGTTTGCCGATTTCAAGAAAAGAACTCGTTGTTGGCAAATACTTGTCGACCTACTTCTTTGGCATTAGCATGGTGATTGTTGTAACAATAATCACTTGGGCTGTTAGCTTATTTGATCCAAAAGCCTTTTTAGATTTAAACAACCTCATCAGTGTTAAAGGGATACTGTTCTCTCTAACACCTATCACAGTGATTGTATCCGTTTCATACCCCATACTGTTTAAATATGGATTGAATATCGGGGTGAGAATCGTGTTAGGCTTGATGGCGGTGAGTTATAGCTATGGACTTATCATGCTTGAAGATAAAATAAAAGCTGCAATGATGCTGGATAGAAGAGGCCTTTTCCCTGTAGGAATGGCACTAATCGACAAATTTGAATCTCAATTAGGTCCAATGTTTTATGTGCTTTATGTACTAGGATTTGTACTACTGATCGGTACATCAGTCGCACTAAGTTTCTTCTGGATCAGAAACAAGGATATTTGA
- a CDS encoding ABC-2 transporter permease yields the protein MIRQLKREWLSVSHIIYFQLSFIMLMMSFGLFIDYNGTMTMIAIIMYPMIFPTLIVVMDQPYQITMNALPIRRRDYILSKYLFGYAVSLSMILIGLLFSYLVTEFIVTEGVLLKPFISYQGILICLLPTIVLSGLTLPIYFNFATRKGSIVLMLLYGALALAILIGLVYLEKTIDTAYYYSEKEIFPVLTRLISEKIDQFGKIKFMRAIFTGSIIYTLLSVSLSILCFNRKDIGE from the coding sequence ATGATTAGACAATTAAAAAGAGAATGGCTCAGCGTTTCTCATATCATCTATTTTCAACTTAGTTTCATCATGCTGATGATGTCGTTCGGCCTTTTCATAGACTACAATGGCACCATGACGATGATAGCCATTATAATGTACCCCATGATTTTTCCAACACTTATCGTAGTCATGGACCAGCCTTATCAAATCACAATGAACGCACTGCCGATTAGAAGACGGGATTATATTCTGTCGAAGTATTTGTTCGGATACGCTGTGTCATTAAGTATGATTCTAATTGGACTACTCTTCAGCTATCTTGTTACCGAATTCATTGTAACTGAAGGCGTTTTATTAAAACCCTTTATTTCCTATCAAGGGATCTTAATTTGCTTATTACCTACCATAGTTTTAAGTGGATTGACACTACCAATTTATTTCAACTTCGCCACTCGTAAAGGTAGCATTGTGTTGATGCTCCTGTATGGCGCCCTTGCTTTAGCGATCCTAATCGGTCTAGTTTATCTCGAAAAAACAATCGACACTGCTTATTACTACAGCGAAAAAGAAATTTTCCCTGTACTCACTAGATTAATAAGTGAAAAAATAGATCAGTTCGGAAAAATTAAATTCATGCGTGCCATTTTTACCGGTTCAATTATCTACACCTTGCTATCGGTAAGTTTATCTATTCTATGCTTTAATAGAAAGGATATCGGTGAATGA